TTAAGTAGTTTTTTCCATTCTGCTTAAAAAGATAAAaactattttgaaattaaattatacacTGCAGATTGTATGATGATCCATTAATAATGAAACTTTAATATCTACATTGTAAATCCAGTTTGGTCAAGATTTTGCAACTACATAAAGTTAGGTAGATAACATGTTCTGAGATTATGCTTATGGATATATTTAAATACTCTGTAATTATGAATGCcttaaacaattatttcatgatccagatattttgttattgcaatCTGGCGTTGACCTCGAGAACCCAAATTTTATGGATCTGTTTTGTATACCATAATGATATAGTTAAATTCACAACACTGTCACATTAATTCCCTTATATTAAATTTGAAGATGTTATTCTCACTTAtggtttattcattcattcattacaGAACTCTTATGAATGACTAGTCAGTTTCACGTGTTTATAAAAGAGAATGTTTGTTATGCACAATAAATGGCTGTTAAAATTTTAATGCTCCTAAAGGGCTTATAACATTATTGTGAGCTATAATAgagtaagttttattttaaataatttgtaaacaaaTCATGCTTATTAGAGTGTCCTTTAATGTTTAATTAACTATAAGCAATGTCATGGCTTGCTATCAATTACATtctttgtttataaattatttgaaagAATAAAACTTGTGTGAAATTATTAGATTATCTTTATCCAAATGAAAGCATAACGCCCCTCATTTTTGCTGCTCTAAAGGGCTAAGTGAGCAaatcataaataatgttttaccTGACATacctatttaattgttatatgtaCAAGTAATTTGGTTAATAGGGACgatttcacagatttgggcattaAACGTAACCACTTGGCCATCCATGTTCATTTTTTCTTGCATTCATTTTGTACTAAATACGAGCAATCCAAATGTTAtaacaaaatgtaacaaaacaaaagaagcattccaatttattcaatcatttcacatttgtaaagctttataattttattgattttttatgggaATTTCTCtgatacaaaaaatgtttttccaGTATGAATCCACGCCACTTACATTATTTTGCTACCCGAATTACTAGGTTCTATAATATCATTCTTTTACAAAAGTTATAAAATCTTAATtggacaatctgtgaacaagtccctttaaaaacaactgaaataattgtgtttatctTACAGTTAACATTATTAGTAAATGATTTTGATCATAAAACTTGTAGTTTCAGTTTTtaatgaagaattcacattatgAAATTACTTGAACACGGGTCATTTGAAATTCGGATCTGTTTGACTTGTCTGAAATGTAGAAGGTGGTAATGGATAAATAAGAAATGTGTCTCTGAGTGCTAATGTTGCCATAGTATTAAAAAAGGTACTGTAATTTAGTGACCACaaaaaaggaattaaaaaaaaaagtattctaATATACTCTGTCAAACcccattttaaagggaccttttctcgtttttggtaaattgaaaaaaaatggtttcagatatgcacattttgtgttatagttatgatatttgagagaaAACAGCAATACTGAATGTTAACTATGCttttaaatatccattttatgcatcttttgacaattacaAAACATGAAAACTATAAAGTGTAACAAACCTGAAACAACTGAATAATTTGGAGCTTTCTGTTcttatcatattattatattttgtgattttacatgaacaaggattgcttatatatagtataaattaaATCTCAAGTACGGATGGCCAAGTCGTTAAgagtgctagacttttactccaaggatcagtggttcgagcccagttgtggattacttttttttctttctttaattttattcttgtttgatactggagctttttagttaaaatgtttacatttatcaatttaaagcataaaatgacaaacttcaaaacatgccaaaatctgtgaaaaggtccctttaaaatttaTCACACATTTTGATAGATCACACACTCCAACATCAATTTTTTCTGATCATGCTTATAAGACATTTTTCATGAACATAAATATGCTGGGttcaaacttattttaaatattcagGGCATTATTGCATCCTTATCGTTTCTAGACATGTGGTGCTGAAATTCGGCACATCTTCATGAGAAGGATTCTACTCTATATAACAGTGCTATGATATTCAGATTTGCATGTCACATACTTTGTTGACAGTGCTACTTATACATAGTACccgtattttattctttatttctaGCTCTTCAATGATGTCATTTCCCCCACCCAGGAGGTGTGGTCCTTGCTTCAGGCTGCCTAAGACATTGCAGGACGCTGTGGGCCAGGCTGTGTTTGTGTTCGGTGGGGTGGTCCTGCTATGGTACGAACTGGGGCACATTCTTTCCTCATACTACCTGCATTTGAATGGAAATGGAAGGCTGACGTCTGAAGAAGAAAGTGAAGTTATGATCCAGTACGTAGTTGCCATATATTTCGCAATCAATATTTATGGAAACTACTATAAAATAGTTACAACGGATACATCGAAGGATAGATACATGTTTATGTCTAGCTCCCTTATGCCTGAAGGTTGGAGATACTGTGCTGAGTGTGATCTCAATCTTCCGCCAAGATCTCACCACTGTAAAGTCTGCAACGTTTGTATCCTAAAGAGGGACCACCATTGCTGGTTTACAGGTTGCTGCATCGGGTACTTCAATCATCGCTATTATATTGCCATGGTTACCCACATTGTCGCAGCCGCATTATACTGCAACATTTACAACTTGGAGTTTGTCGTCACAGTGAAAGGACATTTAACTCTCTGGAAATTTTTATCGTATCTTGGACCACATTTCGGACTGATCTTTGGATATTATGGGTTCTATACCTTCTTCATTACCACCATGACTACAGTTGGGTCTGTTTTGTTCCTGATATTTACATGGTTGTTGTACATTCAAATTGAACAGCTGTGGTATGGGCAGACCAAACATGAACGAAAGAAAAGAATTAAGAAATATAACCTGGGATTTCTGCATACATTGAGGGAGTGTTTAGGGACCCGCTGGTTCCTTGTATTTTTGTTTCCTTGGTTACCATCCCCTTTACCTGGATCTGGAACATCTTTCAAGCTTAAGTCTGACTGAGGAAAGTCAATGATTATtacattattaaacatataagaacatttgtaattattgtattgtataagaACTTGACACTTTTCTCTAAATCTAATGCCATATTAAACACAAAAATAGTGAAATGGGGCTGCTAAGTTGTTTGCTTCATATTAAAATCAtattcaaatcaaattaaatcaaGATATATCTGTTCTTCTCTCATCTGTATTAAATAAGTTTCTTTTTTAGTACGAGTCAATGTATATCAATCTAACAAAGGTATATATGTGAAACGTTCTATACatgttcatttttagctcatctattttttttttttaaatatgagctattgtcatcaccttggcgtccgcTTCCGGtcaagttttgcgttaaggtccacttttctcagaaagtatcaatgctattgcattcaaacttggaacacttacttgatatcatgaggggactgagcaggcaaagtaagataactctggcgtgcattttgacagaattatgtgccctttttatacttagaaaattgaaaattttggttaagttttgtgtttaggtccattttattccttaagtatcaaaactattgctttcatatttgcaacacttactaactatcataaggggactgtgcaggcaaagttatgtaactctgactggcatattGACAGAATtaagtgccctttttatacttagaaaattgaaaatttggttaagttttgtgtttaggtccactttattcctacagtatcaaagctattgctttcatacttgcaacacttattaactatcataaggggactgtgcaggcaaagttatgtaactctgactggcatttggatgaaATTaagggccctttatacttagaaaattgaaaatttggttaagttttgtgttttggtccactttacccctaaagtatcatagatattgctttcatacttggaacactcgcaaactatcataagggtacagtaaaaggacaagttgcatatctctggttgtcatttttacagaaatatggcccttttttgacttagtaactttgaatatatggttaaattttgtgtttcgatccactttacttctaaagtatcaaggctattcgtcagctgaatgtaataagtcatgtaactgacatttttttacaaattcactttttggcAGATTTGAGTTTATTTGGGTGATATACATATGCTATTTTAATATTGAGACAACTTTTTgtcttaaaatgatgtttttgagAAAATTTCAAAATCCACATAACTGAACACATTTGTTTAAGTTGGtgcaataaataatataagagCACTTACATGACATTTTTCTGAACTGTTTTACAATGAGTTAAATACTGTATGTGCTGATACTTGAAATTTGACACTGAAAGTTACAGAGTCTCAAATAACGTAACTGCATTTTTCAATGGGGAGTAACTCCTCCATGGTATggaaaaattaaatgtaaaaaaccACGTAAGTGAAAAAAATTAAATCCATAAAAATGGATAGcttttttcaaaaatgttattGTATAAACTGTAAAAAGAGTGAAATTTGCACCTAATTGTTTGATTATTGTCCATATGTATGATACCACAAaagcacattttaaataattatataaatatttgtggtATGGTTTTGTGATGTCATCAAAGTGTTGATGACATCATCAAAAGCAACAGAAACGAACTTCAGAAGACCTCTGTGATAAAGGAATCTATTTCCATGGCCACTTATTTCAAGACAAACTACTTTTTAGCAAATCAGTCATCATAAAAGGTAAGCATATtgttattttcttttgttttttgtaataataatttcaatattttgttttatttatataaccaaAATAGATCTTATTTGTATGTTAAAGTAATCAAGTGGGTGGAGTATGTTAATATATGCATTAACATCAAACATGAATATACATTTTTTGCCTTCAGTAATAATGTTTGGTATTTGATACACTTTTTTAAAGACCATTTTGAAAACTGTTTAACTGTTATTCCTTCTGTTTATCATgccaataatattatttataatttcaataaataacaGATATAAAAtggatttataaaaaataaacggTTTAAATGACATTACTTATGAAACCATCATCATGTTGATAGTAAGGAGAAAAAGATTACATCATATTAACAAACTTAAATATACTTTGTCACCTGATTAAATATTGTGCAGGAACGCAGATACAATTATCAATATCTTAACTGAAATAAGAAATGCAGTTTTTATAACATTATGTTGGAGATTTGTCTTTGCTGTTTTGTTTACATATCTATGTAAAATTATTATTCTACTCGATATACATCTTCTGTTATCTTAAATTGTTGAAGGAAAATCGAGTTTCTTTCACTTAACACtattctttttgtaaaaaaatacattgaagtattaaattattgtttatgttctTGTTGTTGCTTATATCATGTAAATTTACCATACCATTCTTAGTGTACTTTTAATCCAGAGGCATCAAACGCTATTGCATGTATAGAAACAAGAAGAATAATAATCTCTGAATCTTTATTATTAATCCGATTTGaattaattttgttgttttttgtgtcatTTTCGTGTCATATGAAACCAATTTCTGCATACcagtatttaatttttgtatagTGTTGGTGGAATGGAactttaaaagcaaataaaaaaaaaaatattttggtgaAGTTGAGTGTTTGTAGGACTTAATAGCATAATATGCTTTATCCGGATAGTATGATGCAGAATgtttgttgttcaaaatttggCTATATCCAGCATGAATTTTACTAAAAACCAATACACACTGCCAACGTTTTGTTTCAGAATAACCCAAACTTAATTACTTTCTTTCTCTGTAAAAACCATTTTTGTGTCAGGTGACAGTTTTAAAGGATAAATTGGCATACTGCATTATAATTGACCTTTTAAACGTAACTAAATTGGTCAAGGACATACGTTACATGTACCTTTAAATCAAATACTGTTGTGCATGTGATTATACTATTTCTACAAAAATGCTAACATAAATTACAGATTTTATTTGGCTTTAATCACAAGCTATAATTTCTTTGTTTGTGCTTAAATAGCAAAATTGCACATTAGCGTTTCATCAAAAGTGGCCCTTAAACTTTGTTAAAAGTCCTCTTGCTTGATAATACAATCAGACTTGAATACAGTTTAAAGGCATCTCCAATGGTTAATAATGGACCTCTTTGAGGTGCATAATTTAAGTGTACATGCGAGATCAAttaatgtattaacattgttCCTTTTTTAATTCGAAATGCATTTTAGAAAGGATTATTTCTTGCAGGTTGTGATGTTTCTCCTACAAGCAACCACACATCAGGGTGACCCTCAACTTTACTCAGGAAATGGCAAACAATGTGTTTGTAATTCCTTGGTTGCAGTTATGGAGGCAACTAGAAAGCCACCATGCCAGTGGCCATACAGTACACTGgaaaaaatattactgaaaggaGATATGATGTACATCGACATGAAAGAAAACATCAACCATGAATACCTTCAGATAAGTGATATTCCAACTGTTGTGAAGGACAAAATGATCATTAAAAGTGAAGAGTTTTTCGGAACATTGAAACAGTCGGCAAATGACATGCCTGGCATAGAACTGGAAGACGCTGTGaacaatatacaaaaaaattTTGATGGGATGATTTTACTAATTGGTAACAAGTCTCCAACATACGCGTctgcaataattaaaaacaatgaaagctttttcttttttgatcCTCATAGCAGAAACGATTCAGGAATGTGTGCAGCAGATGGGAAAGCAACACTCACCAAGCACAAGTCATTAGCTGACCTATGTTTATTTACAAGACATCTTTgtgcttcaatatttaaaaatgtaaacattcagTTTGAAATTAGGGGCATAAATGTCATTGATATAAGTGGGCTAGAGGAGTCTGATTCTTTTGAAAGTTCCAGTGAAAGTGATTTTTCAGGGTTTGATTATGTTAGTGAGGCTGAGTTGGTTGAAGCTCATTTACGTGTCAAGGCGTTAAGTGACAACCTGAGCAATGTCGATGACACAGAAACATTCATTAATGATATAATGATCAACCTTAATGACTCTGAAGTGCTAATGAAAGAAATTGATATGGAAATCTTAAATGAGTTTGACAGTACCAGAAATGGACAGGACACTGGAACAGACATTACCGGACATGAACATTGCATAGGGACAGACATAACTGGACATGAACCAGACATTGGGACAGACATTACCAGACAAGAACAGGACATAGGGACAGACATTACCAGACATGAACATGGCATAGGGACAGACATAACTGGACATGAACCGGACATTGGGACAGACATTACAGGACATGATCAGGACATAGGGACAGACATTACCAGACATGAACAGGACATAGGGACAGACATTTCCATACATGAACATGGCATAGGGACAGACATAACTGGACATGAACAGGACATAGGGACAGACATATCCGGACAAGAACATGGCATAGAGACAGACATTACAGGACATAGGGACAGACATTTGCGGACATGAATATGGCATAGGGACAGACATAACTGGACATGAACAGGACATAGGGACAAACATTACCGGACAAGAACAGGACATAGGGACAGACATTTCCGGACAAGAACATGGCATAGGGATAGACAAAACTGGACATGAACAGGACATTGGGACAGACATAACCGGACAAGAACAGGACATAGGAACAGACATTATGGGACATGAACAGGACATAAGGACAGACGTTTCCGGACAAGAACATGGCATAGGGACAGACACAACTGGACATGAACAGGACATTGGGACAAACATTACTGGACAAGAACAGGACATAGGGACAGACATTATTGGACATGAACAGGACCTAAGAACATATGCTACAGTACATGAACAGGACTTACGGACAGACATAACGGGACATGAACAGGACACAAACAGATTAGATTGTTTAAATGCATCCTCACAGGTGATGATGCCTGATATGATTGGGGAGAAGCGAAAATCACGAAAACGTACTAGAAATGAAAGCAACTGGATAATAAATGTAGCCAAAAGAAGAAGAAATGAAGGAAAAAGTTATGTAACACGGTCGGGAGTCATTAAATCAGGAAAAGTACTGCGTGATGGTTGTGGCTTAATGTGCAAAAGAAAATGTCATACAAACATAAACAGGGAAAAGAGAGAGATGATTTTGCACAATTTTTGGAGTGGACATACatacaaagaaagaaaaaaaaattatcacaACTGATTCTAGTTACATCTCAAAAGCGAAAACAAAACAAGCCAAGTCGTCGGTCACAAACAAATCACTATGTTTTTTCAGTCAATAATATTCAATATGAAGTTTGTAAAAGATTCTTCCTTGATACTCTTGCAGTGTCTGAGGCGCAAATTCTTACTGCTCTGAAAAGCCGCTCAGCTACTGACATAACAAGTCCAGATAAAAGAGGTAAACATGCCAAGAGAGTAAATGCCATTCCAAGGATAGTCATTGAAGACATTAAAGCTCACATTGAAAGTTTTCCGCGTGTGGAATCACATTATTGTAGAGCTTCGACAAGTAAAGAGTACCTTGAAGGCAGCCTAAATTTGCACAAAATGTATGACATCTCTGTTGAGAAGTGTAATAGCAACAATGTTGTTCCTGCCAAATTATCagcatacaaaaatatatttaacacagaGTACAACATATCCTTTAATAAACCAAAAAAAGACTTGTGCGATTATTGTGCGGAGTATAATAACATGACTGAAACTGAAAAACAAGTGCAAGCTAAGGCTTTTGAAAGGCACATGCAAAACAAAGAAAAATCAAGAAATGAAAAACTTCAAGATAAAACTTTATCAGAAATCATAAATTCACATGTTACTGCAGTATTTGACCTGCAACAAGTTTTACTGCTTCCAAAAGCCAACCAGTCTTCTTTGTATTATTGTCGAAAACTAAATAACTACAACATGACAATTTATTCGTTAGGTGATAAAAAAGGATTTTCATACCTCTGGAATGAAGTAATAGCCAAAAGAGGTTCAAATGAAATTGCATCTTGTCTTTTACAGTTTTTCCAAACAATGCATCATAACAAGGTTTATTCAATAACTTTGTACTCTGACAATTGTGCAGGACAAAATAGAAACAGGTATATAGTTGCCTTATATTGGTACAGTATTCAAAAGTTTGGATTTGAAAGTATTGTTCATAAATTTCTGGAAAAGGGTCATACACAGAATGAGAATGACTCAATGCACTCAGCAATTGAAAGCAGTATAAAAAATGTTGATGTTTATACAACATCTCAATATGCTGTTCTCATTCGCAGTGCAAGACGAAAAGACCCATACACTGTTTGTGAAATGGGTCCTGAAGACTTTTTTGACTTCAAAGACTTTTCTAAAAGCATTAAAAATTTAGATAAAGACAGCACAGGAAAGAAAATTGCCTGGAGAGAAATGAGAGTTGTTCGATTTGAATCACATTTTCCAAATACATGTGCAATTCAATATGACTATGAGGGTGAATATCATTTTGTTCATCTCCAACCAAAGCAGTTGCGTAGGCCTTTTAAATGAGCTGAAAACTCTTTTTAATGATTGTGAACGACCAAAACTTTCGAAAGACAAACATAAAGATCTGATGCAGTTATGCTCAAAGAAAATCATACCGGCTTCATACCGTAGCTTCTATGAGGCTTTGCCCTTTGATGATAATTAAGTCATAACAGTTCTTAAAATAGGATTCAATAGACCTGTTTGTATAAATTGATACATACTACATTTTGCCCTTGTTGTTGACATTAAGGAATGTCATTGAAAAGATATTAAAAAATCTTGTCCTTGTTTGCTTGTAATTGTCTAATAACTGATAtctgaaaataattatttcaagtaGATATCATACTGCTTTCTATTATTGAGTGAATTAAGTCATTCTCATTTGGTGTGAttttatcaatgttttgttttttaaaattggattcaatttaaatgatatctgaaaataattatttcaagcaAATTTTGTATGGCTTTCTATTGCTGCGGAATTGAGTCATTctcattttgtgtgtttttatctatgttttgttcttaaaataatattcaattgACCTGTTTGTATATTGATGCATAAATACATTTTGCCCTTGTTGTTGACATTAAGGAATGTCACTGACAAGATATTAAAAAATCTTGTTCTTGTTTGCTTTTAATTTTCTAATAACTGATATCTTAGTTATCAGAATTACTATTTTGACAACAATATTTAAATTGGATTCATTTTTATGAACTTGCTTGTATCATATTTTGgaaaaataatgtgtcaggtgtttttctaaaattatgccataatatgatataataattattgttatatgttactTCATTGATTGATTTAACATTTTATGTTCATTTGCTGTTTCATGATAAACCAGTTATTGATTTATAGTGGcaataaaataactatttatagaaactgtgttgtttacttttaaatttgACATGATTATTGCTGAAGAACAAGCTAAGCattgttcaacttttattttatgctttccggtagtttatagagaaatatcagtgaattaaaactgataatttcactgtttcaaacagtgaaaattatcgataattttcactgtttaattactgtgaaatgatgcattttttaacgaaaagatgtcattatcccagcgaaattctttagttaaactctttaacaatgaatATAAACGGtggaaaaaaagcattaaataaaaagaaaatttgttggatccagtggaatatcgattttaattcactcgtgatcataaaaaatatatcactcatgaattaatattgataatccaccgaatccaacaaatatgctCTATATAATGCACAATACAGGACAAATAAACCTGAacacaaacatataaatatactagGTCTTATTGCATTTACACAATAATGTTGATAATTTTAACATGTTCAATATTGCCCTTTTACATACCTAAATTCTGGTGCGAGATATTAAGCAATTCAAACTATAACCTTTGTGGCTATATTCCTACACATCAGAAATTCAAATTGTTGTTAATTCATAGTTGAACAatagttaataaaaaacaatttatatatGACTGTgctgatgatgttgttgttggaagtgattatgatgatgaggatgatgaatACAGAATTATTGATATTTATCAGAATGACAGTGATTATTTTGATGTTGGTGGGTGATAATTGATACAGATCAAAGTAATGTGATTATTGAGACACATCACAATTATGAAGATGAAGATGGCGACACTGATCAAAATAAtcaattaattatgaaaaataagattttttatgATTAGCAAAATGATAACAATAAACATTATTATCACTGATGATAAATGATGATGATTGGTAGTGATGGAAAAGATGACGAAAGGAATGAGGATAGTATATAAGTTGCGTTAATAAGACTTAATTTAGTTCATACATTATGAACAGACACCAAAAAAAAGCTAATAAGTTAGTTGAAGTCATTTAAATGATAGCATAATTTTTGCTTACTAATTCAGAATAATTAAGAAATTATGAAAAGAAAAATAGCTGTGCTCTACTTTTACTTCTTTTTGGTTCTCCCTGCTGCCCATCTTTACTGCCTAACAAAGGTATTCGTAATATCTTTTAATATTCTAAACAATTTTGCAATGCCCAACAAATacactttaaattttaaaaccttgtaaaaaaaaacctgcaattattattatttgtaaatattccATTTCTGCTTCTTGCTCCTTGTTATTAGCACCCAGTACAATTCTGGATAGTTCCActatataaagaaaaatattgttgCAAACATTACATTTTCTCATAACAAAACTCAACCAGATAAGAGCCAAATACAAATAGAGTTATGATATAAAAATTGCAAAACTATGTCACACAGCACATTTCAAGCACTTACGTGGTTTTGTACAATAAAAAAACTAAGAACTCATTTAAACGTAAGAGCACTTATATGGCATTGGAATTTCAATTTTAAGCAAAAAAGCACATTAAGAGCACTTACGTGGTTTTTTCCACTAActtatttcagtgttgaaattctggtaagtgttttttttttttaagtattcataTTTTGAAAACAGATTTATCAAAGCTCAATTTTGCTGTGCTAGAATCTCATCATTACCTGCATACACAGAAATTTGTAATTCTAAAAAATGTGTCCCAATGTCATAAACCagtttttttgcttctcctgaaaaatttacaaaatgtcagttacatgacttattacattgaGTAGAcgtattgctttcaaacttcaaatactttcatgctatcatgaggttactgtacctggcaagttgaattttaccctgacctttgaatgaccttgactctcaaggtcaaattatttaatttggctaaaattgccataacttctttatttatgataagatttgattgaaactttgacaaaactactcttacctgacataccacaatagactccatccaaaccatcccccgtgccctccccccctccccccgaatccccccccctaattttttttttttttaagatcatctcacaaatgaccaccacaccctcacactataacccccctcacccccccaaattatttttttttttgaaacggttaaaaaacacaaatatttatttt
This is a stretch of genomic DNA from Dreissena polymorpha isolate Duluth1 chromosome 7, UMN_Dpol_1.0, whole genome shotgun sequence. It encodes these proteins:
- the LOC127839838 gene encoding probable palmitoyltransferase ZDHHC24; this encodes MSFPPPRRCGPCFRLPKTLQDAVGQAVFVFGGVVLLWYELGHILSSYYLHLNGNGRLTSEEESEVMIQYVVAIYFAINIYGNYYKIVTTDTSKDRYMFMSSSLMPEGWRYCAECDLNLPPRSHHCKVCNVCILKRDHHCWFTGCCIGYFNHRYYIAMVTHIVAAALYCNIYNLEFVVTVKGHLTLWKFLSYLGPHFGLIFGYYGFYTFFITTMTTVGSVLFLIFTWLLYIQIEQLWYGQTKHERKKRIKKYNLGFLHTLRECLGTRWFLVFLFPWLPSPLPGSGTSFKLKSD
- the LOC127838063 gene encoding uncharacterized protein LOC127838063 isoform X1; this translates as MSYKHKQGKERDDFAQFLEWTYIQRKKKKLSQLILVTSQKRKQNKPSRRSQTNHYVFSVNNIQYEVCKRFFLDTLAVSEAQILTALKSRSATDITSPDKRGKHAKRVNAIPRIVIEDIKAHIESFPRVESHYCRASTSKEYLEGSLNLHKMYDISVEKCNSNNVVPAKLSAYKNIFNTEYNISFNKPKKDLCDYCAEYNNMTETEKQVQAKAFERHMQNKEKSRNEKLQDKTLSEIINSHVTAVFDLQQVLLLPKANQSSLYYCRKLNNYNMTIYSLGDKKGFSYLWNEVIAKRGSNEIASCLLQFFQTMHHNKVYSITLYSDNCAGQNRNRYIVALYWYSIQKFGFESIVHKFLEKGHTQNENDSMHSAIESSIKNVDVYTTSQYAVLIRSARRKDPYTVCEMGPEDFFDFKDFSKSIKNLDKDSTGKKIAWREMRVVRFESHFPNTCAIQYDYEGEYHFVHLQPKQLRRPFK
- the LOC127838063 gene encoding uncharacterized protein LOC127838063 isoform X2, encoding MFLLQATTHQGDPQLYSGNGKQCVCNSLVAVMEATRKPPCQWPYSTLEKILLKGDMMYIDMKENINHEYLQISDIPTVVKDKMIIKSEEFFGTLKQSANDMPGIELEDAVNNIQKNFDGMILLIGNKSPTYASAIIKNNESFFFFDPHSRNDSGMCAADGKATLTKHKSLADLCLFTRHLCASIFKNVNIQFEIRGINVIDISGLEESDSFESSSESDFSGFDYVSEAELVEAHLRVKALSDNLSNVDDTETFINDIMINLNDSEVLMKEIDMEILNEFDSTRNGQDTGTDITGHEHCIGTDITGHEPDIGTDITRQEQDIGTDITRHEHGIGTDITGHEPDIGTDITGHDQDIGTDITRHEQDIGTDISIHEHGIGTDITGHEQDIGTDISGQEHGIETDITGHRDRHLRT